AGAAGCGCGGCGGCGTCCCCATCGGCCGTGGCGGGCTCGGCGCCGTGCCGCAGCGCGTCCCGCAGCGTGCGCTCGCGCAGCGTGTCTGCACGCAGGCCCGGCACGCGTCGCAACCAGCGCGCCGCCTCTTCGTTCGCACGGAAAAACACAACCTGCCGACCCTCACCCTCTAACTCCTTTATCAGCCGCCCGAGCACCTGGAAATGAGGTTATCGGCTTATCGGTTATCGCTTCTATCACCGAAAAGCGAGAGTTCGTTCGAGAGAAGTCAAGAACATCTTCCCTTGAACGCGTGAACATCGTGAGTTCTATGGAAATATCGCAGGTGGTCGTAGGGTACCTGCACAGCGGTGTAGTCGAGCAGTGTGAGTGCGGAGCAGTCGACGAACAGCTCGCGTTGCGAGTCTGTTTCATCGATAGCCCTGTGCACACGCGCCGCGAATCTCTCTGCGTTGATGTAGACGAGCGCACGCCGCGGCCGCACCAGCAGTACACTTCCACCGACAGTCtgtgaaatgtaatttaaatgggtAGGACTCATTATTTCGTGGTTACCgttgctaatttttttattttagtagctttaaatatttttagtcttaGAGTGCATGTTACACTAATATAGTGTATACACGAACCGGTCGGTCCGGTCCGGacgatatttcatttcatttattatattcgaattacaaatatgatatattatattacactagCATAACCGAGTGTTGGAATTATTTTACGAATTGTCGAACCAAATGCCACCCATATATTTTCTGCCTTGTAACGAGTAAGTAACAAATCTATTCTACTATCCATATTTAATTCTTCTTTATTTTCTTCAGACAGTTCTCGATTAATCTTTAAAGTATTAACTTTTTCCGTTGTCACTAAGAACTTATCCTTAATCTATCACTCTATTCACCTTGTCGATGGCCATCAGAAGCGTGGGTCGACGCAATAGGTCAGCCAGTAGTGCTGCCAGCGAGGCAAGCGCGCCACACAGCACAGCGGCCTCCACGCCGGCGCACACTCCGACGCTGCACGTGAGCGCCGCTACCAACGCTTCGCGGCGCCGCTCGCGCCACAATCGCCGCGCTGTACCCACGTCCACCTGAGGATTTCCACGTTACCCTCACAATAATTATAGACAGCGGACCTATTGCATTACTGTTACGTACAGTGTAGGTAGTTATGTAGATACACATATCAAGTTATTATTCGCCTGACCGTCGAAAATTCTTCGTGAGACGTGGCAATCTATAATGAACAGTTTTTAAataggtttatttattaaaacttacgcCTGTTCACCatgtttagaatatttttgtgtatgtaTTTACTCCAACTTTTAAGTAGGTTCGTAAAATAAACctgaatgaaatattattttattccttatGTAAATAACAGAACTTACCATGAATATAACGGCGCAGATGAGAACGGACGATAAACAAGCCTTCGGTATGAAGAAGAAGTATTTAGTAAGGTAGTTGAGAGCCAGTAATGTTATTATACCTGAAACAAGATGGTGGTTTCTTAATGTTATGATTGTGATCGTTCGATATAACCGTTATGCAAAGGGATGTGGCAACAAACATCGTATATGTTTAAATCGATTTGCGAAAATGATCTGATGCTTATCGGctcagtatttattattttatttatttatttatttaactctttattgcacaccaaatatacaaaaagatacaaaatatgttttctttaaaagaaaattggccaagcaaaaggcggtcttatggcttataagccatttcttccagacaacctttgggttagaaggataatgtgtatggaagacggcaatatggtggtgcagtaaaaacttacattatgaaataataacgaatacaactcaataaatatagcaaatacataaatacaaaaaatactaataaatagaatataaagcagattatagatatttataaataaatcatatatacatacatatatctatatagtatatgtaataaaaaaaaaaataagtataatattattaataaatataatagaaagtatAATAGGATATTAAATAACTGTATCTCAAATGTCATCATTATTAGTGTCCAAATAGAATTTCTtcagagattttttaaatatttgtaacgattTAGATTGTCTTATGCTTAGCGGTAAGTTGTTCCAAAGTGTTATTGCCTGCACAGTGAAGgactgcttataatatttactgctaTAGGTAGGCAGTTTTAGGATGAGGCTTCGTGATGATCTAATACTTGACTGATCTCCAAGAAATTCGAATTTCTCCTTCAAATAACAAGGAGCGGTCGGATTAAACAACACACAGTACAGAAGAGAGAGAGTATGCAAGTTTCGGCGACGGCGTATAGGGAGCCACTTGAGCTTTGAACGAAACTCTGAAACATGGTCATACTTTCGGAGACCGAAAATAAACCGAATAGCTAGATTTAGTAATCGCTCAAGTTTATTAAGCTGGTCTTCGGTTAGATTAAGATAGCTTGCGTCCGCGTAATCGAGAATAGATAGTAGAAGGGAGTTTGCTAACATAGTTTTGGTAGGAATTGGTAATACTTTTTGTAGACGTCGCAAGGAGTTCAATGACGCGTATGTTTATTCATTTATGtgttcatttaattcatttacatcccCGTACCCGAGTAGAGTCCGGCCGCCGGTGTGCGCACGCCAGACGAGTGCGACACGGCGGAGCGTGTGAAGGCACCGCACGTGGGCATCGCACGCACCAGCGCACCCACACAGTTGCACACGCCCAGCGTCAACATCTCCTGCGCCGCATCCACGCGACCGCCCGTGTCTGTGCCAAGCGATACGACTTTtcacggtatttttttttattatataactaggcGCACTGGCAATTGGGCCAGCTGactttcttacatcaccaacgcgccacctaccttgggaactaatatgttatgtcccatgtacCTGTATCTAGGCTGGCTCACACACCTTTTTTTAAACaccaataagtaagtataaagtAGGATTTGTGATGAGTggacggtacctacccagatgagctTGCAGAAAGTCCTACTACCAAGTATGACTGTCTACTATTCGAGCGTAATGAACGTTATGAGCGTTATCAGTATGCTTTGCTCTATGTGAATCCACTCACTGAAGGCCTTGGCGATGGCGATGTTTGCGAGCACCATGACGAAAGGTAACAGCAATAAACTCGAGCCGAGCTGCGTCGTCATTTCCAGGAATCCGAGAGTGCGGTTGCCGACTACTGCGCTAAAAGGCGGCAAACCAAACTTTGGCAGACCGGGCTCCACTTTACCTGCCAAAGATCCACATACATTTATAGGACActtgataaagtatttttttaaatactatacgaaaaatcgtttttaaattgccataattaaaaaaaggattttcaaggtattataatatataaaatataatcattatcataCAGGAACGTGCTATTTTTGGCCATCGTATTAGACTTTTATTAGATCAATGGACGTATTATATTCAAGACGAAAACTtgagaacaataaaaatactaaatgtgCGTCTTAGAACTCCCGGCAGAAGTGAGAACTTAAACTactctaagttgaactatttaatattgaacttttttaacttgagaaaaggcttaggttaataattaaattttatgtacatatacctatgtattaataacatattttattgattatatttttattttatgttacaattcttgaatatgtacattattagtatcattattgccTGTATAACGCTgtcgtatgcgtaagagaaagggaagccagacaggctgacgccgtaacgcgttacgtaacaaaGCGGTTTGCCCTCCCATAAGAAATTATCACTTCAATAAGACCTAAAACTAGGACGTGCCAGCCGATCGATTATCCATACAATATACAGCCAatccataatattatttgtttatatactcATAGGTTTCCGAAAGTAATTGTtgcatttttaaagatttaaagataaataatcagTAAAGACACCGATCTAACTATTTTATCTCCACCGCTAAAAGACACATTGAGCCGTatcttaaaaaacataaatcagaTAAGCTTCATATAAAACTATGTCTGTTTAGAaacttattataacaaaatttgatttaatccGAACTTACCGGTTTTATGATAATTCGAAAGACAAACAGAAATATAGTGACatctttatcaatttaatatgaTAGTGAAAATTGTATAGGTATTAAGTTTTACCTGATAGTTTAAATAGTGGCATCTTGGCGTCGTAAGTGTAAAAAGCGAAGGCGGAAGCAGTGAAAACAACCAGCGCATTGCGACCGATAGAAATAAACCACAgtgtttttttcaatttgaaccGTTTTGGACTTAATGGAACATCCTTTAATTtctgaaattacaaaaaaacaatatcaaaaaattCTCTTTTGAAGAAGTTGTtaggtattttatataccttttaTTCATTTACAAGCTAAGGGAATTAGTTGTCAAAATCTaaacttcaaaataaatttaaacgccAACCCTAAGCAGCAGCAGCGTGGTGCAGCACACAAAAGCGAGTGCGCAGTCGGCCGCACGCACGTCGCGCCAGCGCATAGCGATTTGCCACAGGTTCTCCGCCGGAGATTCTGCCACGAAACTTAGGCCCAGTAGCCCCTTGAGTTGTGCAACCACGATGATTATGGCCGTAGCAGACGTAAAACCGCTCGTCACCGACGGTGAGATCAGATCAACCAGAAAATCTGCGCATCAAGTGTCAGCCAGTTCAGTAACGTGTGGAT
This genomic stretch from Vanessa tameamea isolate UH-Manoa-2023 chromosome 9, ilVanTame1 primary haplotype, whole genome shotgun sequence harbors:
- the LOC113394874 gene encoding sodium-independent sulfate anion transporter-like; the protein is MEEIETVPLSVSAGGGGFSSWLQRRLPALRWARAYDRTSAAADAVAGVTLGLTLVPQSIAYASLANLPVQYGLYSAFVGTMLYVLLGTVKEVSIGPTSLMALLTLQACRDLPIDFVVLLTFLSGCIVLLMGLLRLDFLVDLISPSVTSGFTSATAIIIVVAQLKGLLGLSFVAESPAENLWQIAMRWRDVRAADCALAFVCCTTLLLLRKLKDVPLSPKRFKLKKTLWFISIGRNALVVFTASAFAFYTYDAKMPLFKLSGKVEPGLPKFGLPPFSAVVGNRTLGFLEMTTQLGSSLLLLPFVMVLANIAIAKAFNTGGRVDAAQEMLTLGVCNCVGALVRAMPTCGAFTRSAVSHSSGVRTPAAGLYSGIITLLALNYLTKYFFFIPKACLSSVLICAVIFMVDVGTARRLWRERRREALVAALTCSVGVCAGVEAAVLCGALASLAALLADLLRRPTLLMAIDKTVGGSVLLVRPRRALVYINAERFAARVHRAIDETDSQRELFVDCSALTLLDYTAVQVLGRLIKELEGEGRQVVFFRANEEAARWLRRVPGLRADTLRERTLRDALRHGAEPATADGDAAALLLKDEPSHEDV